From the Entelurus aequoreus isolate RoL-2023_Sb linkage group LG24, RoL_Eaeq_v1.1, whole genome shotgun sequence genome, the window GTCACTTTTCCTGCAAGTCCACAACAAGAAAGCGAGTGTGGGTCTAGCGATATAGCGGAGAAAGAGAATCACAGTGAAAAGGAAGCAATTACTGGGGCACAGAATACATTTTCCCCTTCAAATATCAAGGCGCAGAAGGACAATGTTGAATTCATTCTGAAAGAGTCACATTCATCTCTCCCTCACAATACAGCCCACACAATCGATGTACACCAGCAGATTACATCACAGCCAAGTGAGCCCTCAGAAAATGGTATTAACAAGGCTGAGATGGAATTCATTTCAGATGGGCTTGTACCTGAGGAGAGTAAGCTGATTGAATCTTCGTATTGCTCTAGTGTGGTGGATTCACATGCCGATGAAGACAGTAACGCAGACAGAACTATGAAGGTGGTGCCTCTAAGTTGTAACAGTCCACGACATGTGACAGTTAGTTATGAAGAAACAGACGCAAACAATAGCGGCCAGCCTTCACCAGTAGACATTTGCAAGTCAACAGGGATTGTGGTGAAAACAGGAGAGCAATCCACTGATAGCCACTTGAATCctaaaaatattgatttattaAAGTGTGAGCAGTCTGAAAGTACCACCAAAAGCAGACATAGTTTAGTTAATCACAATTTAACTCTAAAGCCTGACCTGTCAGTGGACGTCGTCACCACAGGCAAACCCTGCAGCCCAATTCTGGTCGAAAGCAACGCAGAACATTCTAGAACATGCATAACCTTTCAAGACATCCACTCAATAGGACCAAACAGTCAGCTGGTCTTTATCCAGAAGGACAGCATCAATGACAATGATGCTAAAAGTAGCCCCTTCAAATCCCCTCAACTGAATGACTCATTAAAAACTGAACCAAGTCCTGCTTTCCATAGCATTCATAAACCAGAGAATATTTTAAATGTTCACGACATTAGagaagatcttcctgtggattttaTGGCAAGCCACCAGAATTCACCATGCAGAGAGGATGTGGAAGGAGGCCAGTGTAGCTTTCTACACACCTATTCACCTTCTAGCCCTCTTTTAACAACACAGACGGAAATGGACATCGGAGACACTCAACAAAGTAAATATAACAGCGCTGTTGAccaaaattcagttaaaaaagcAACATCACCTGCTGCCAAGCCTGAACACCAAACAGAGGACTGTGATGAAACTGCAACAGCAGAAATTGAATATTTAATTAGCCCACCACATCTGGAACTGCCCAATTCTGACACCAACATACCTTCTCCACTTCCTGTGTCCTGCACGGTTGAACCACCAGTGCTATTAAATGGCCTGGACAAAAGGGATTCATCATATGATTTCAAGCTGAGTCCTCTAAACAACAAGAACAACTCAGATGAGCCTCCAGAGCTGACACAATATGACTACATACCAATCTCCAGTTCACTAGAAGCACCAGTCATTGACGGTCTGAATTATAGATGTTTTTCATTGGGTCTAGCATCTGAAGTCCAATGCACAAATTCCTCAGCTGGTATTGCAAATAAAGATGTGAAGGTTAGACCCGCTCCAGATGACTCTATCAAGCTGACTATGCTTAGAAAAGTTGAATCATCATCATTAGCAGAGGCAGAGAGCAGCGCACTTTCACTGCAAAACATTTCAGATTGTCTGCTCAGTCCTAAGCCACCCATCCTCAGTGAAAGTGGACCAGCAGTGGACCTTAGTGAGTGTTTCAAAAAAGTAACATCACCAAAAATGGGTCACAACAACCCTCAGCAGGGCAAAGTTCTCTGTGAAATCTGCTTCATGTGTTTCAGAACTGTGCCAGGTTTGAAGAGACATAAGGTCATGAAACATGTGGTCAGAAATGAAAAACCTATTGGCCCACAAAGCACAACAGTGTGCCATCAGGGGACTTCGCTTATTTATGAAGCATCACAAGAGGGAGAGAAGGAACACAAAGATGATTCACAGCCCTACCAGACCAGAATAGATGAGATGACGGAGACAAATGGCACCCTAATATTGAAAGAATCGGAGACTGAGTCATCCACAAATAAAATGGCAGCTGATACAAGTACAGTGGCTCGAGATGAAACGGGGAATAACAAGTCTGTATTGCTGTCCAAAACAAAAAAGAACAGCAAAGTTCGAAAGAACAAAAATAACGAGGAAAACTCAAAGCTTGACCCGTTCTCAGATGATCTTTTGAATATATTAAAAACAGACCTCCTTCAGGCAATAACTCCTGATTTTAAAAGCAATGGTTTGCAGGAACAAGAACCTCCTGACAGACATGGAGCGGAAACAGAGAAAACACTTCACTGTCTGACTTCAAACTCTGGCACAGAGACTGCGTCCAAAACTAAAGAGACGACTCTTACAAGTGAAACTGTAGGATTCAATGGACTCACAGATACAGACCAGATCATATGCACAGGCCTCAATGAGGAGGTCAAAGTTGAAGGATGTACAAATGGTGAGGTGGAAAATGCTCCTTTTATAGAGGAGATCACAGAAGAACACAACGTAAATAGTCAATGTCATGTGGAAGAGGTCAGTGAACACGGACACTCGGAGGGGAGCATTACCCAAGAGAATCTTAAAAAAGTACCTGTGGAGGTCAAGTGTGAGCAGAACAGCATCTCTTCAGACAAGCAACATTCTCTCACTTGTTTGTCCCCAGCTCCTCTCACTCCTTCTGGCATAAGTCCTGATTTGAAGGCCTTACTTGATGACGACACCATCTTCTCACAGTTGTTTCCCAGAGATGAAGACGCAAAGAGGAAAAAGTGCCCAAGGGTATATAGCAAAAGGAATAAAAAACAGAAGATTTCATCTGATACAGATGTCACTCAGGATGACCCGCCTCCACCAGAAGCATTTACACAAGATAAAAACCTCCGCATAGAGAACCAAGATGTTAAGGCATTTAGTGACAACCCAACTAAACCCTGTGAATATGCAACCATATCTATTGATGATACCATTATGTTGAATATGTGCCACAACAGTGCATTGAAGGTCCCTGATGTCACACCAGTGTCAGATGGGAAACAAAATGATCAAGAATACAACACAAAAGATTTAAGCATCAACCCTTTGAATCCATTTCAAAGCACTGTTGATAAAACTTCCATTGAGTGGAGTGGCATCAATGCGGAGCCTATAGTGACCCCTGAGCCTGTCATCTGTAAAGCAGATGCGCCAAACTCACCTGGTGACGTCTACACTGTGGAGCAGAGTGTCTCAGACAGTGGACACAGCATTGACATTCAAAACATCAACACCACATTTCAGCTTCCTGAAATTCAGTTCTTCGAGTCGAACAAAGATGTCACTGTGGCTCCTCCCCCTGCAAGCACTGATGTGGAGAACAAGGATGATGAAAAGTCTAAAAAACCTACGGACCGGCGAGGCCGAAAGCGACAAGAAGGTGGAATAAAAGTCAAAGATAAGCAGTACAAGTGCAAAGTGTGCTTCACTTGGTTCCTCACTCTTGGCGAACTCAACTTTCACAAGCTGTCACACAATCCGTCCCCGCCTCCGACCTGCTACATGTGCGTTCAGCGTAAGTTCAGCTCCAGGGAGCAGTTGAGAGACCATCTGTGGGAGAAACATGCCAAGAACAAGACAGGGATTTGGACATGCGGAATGTGTTTGAAGGAGATCTCAGATGTGTGGATGTATAATGAGCATTTACGAGAGCATGCCACTCAGTTTGCCCGCAGGGGTCAGACTCAGGGCTCTATGTTGGCCATTCCAGGCTGCTTCATGCAGGAGACTGCCGTCAAGAACTTCATCACCTCCATCATGCAACACCGGCCCAACAAAGCCAACAGAGAGTCCAGCAAAGCCACTAAAGACCAGGAGAAAGCATTCACTGCAGATGGCACTTTGGAAGATGGGAAAACCTCAGATGGGCCTGAGCGGAAGCTTAACAAACCCAAAAGCAGCAGCGGAAGAGGCAGCAACAAGAACACACTGACACCTCTGGAGGTCCTCCACAAAACAGAAGCACCGAAAAATGTGGAGATGCATCCAAACTGCAAGGACCCTTCCAGGGACTGTCACCACTGTGGGAAGCGCTTCCCCAAACCGTTCAAACTCCAGCGACATCTGGTGGTCCACAATTTGGAGAAGATTTTCCTGTGTCATAAATGTCCCGTCTCCTATCAAGAAGCCCAGGACCTCAAAGAACATCTAAAGACAGCACACGAGGAGGCGGGCGAGCCCGACTCCAAACACACCACCCTCTACACCTGCGAGCTCTGTGCTGATGTCATGCATGTGATCAAAAAGTCCTTCATCTGCAGCACCTGCAATTACACCTTCTCTAAGAAGGAGCAGTTTGATCGTCACATGGAGAAACACCTGTCGGGGGGCAACAAAATCTTCAAATTTAGAGGCGTTCACAGGCCTGTCAAAACGTCTTTGCCCAGAGAAGACGACAGTGATTCCCCTGTGAGTAAAAAAAGAAGAATTATTTCCGACAGCCTGCAGGAGAACAGCACAGACAGCGGCATTGCCAGCGTGTGCTCGCTGCACCACGGTCAGACCTCAGAGGCCGCTAAAGTGTCCATGTTGGATGACTCCACACAGACCCCCACGTACGACTACCGCAGTGACACAAATGTGAAGACGGAGGACATTGCTGATGATTACTCTGTTCTACTTGTGGAGCTGGAGAAATGTATTTCTGTGAGCTTGAGTGAGTCTGCTGCCCCCAAGGAAGAGGAAATTGATCGAACACTCGCAGCTAACCTTGACAAAGAAGCTAATGGGGAATCGACAGCTGATGTGAAAGAGGAGAAAGAGTCTGTGTGCATTAGAGTAGAGACCACCCAGTGGCCAGCATCTCAACAGAACTGCAGCGAGGGGGAAGAGCCGAGTAAAGCAGATATAGACTCAGCAAGTGGCCACACCGAGAAAAGTGAGTCGCTTCCACTGAATAAAGACTTTTTGAGCAGCCTTCGAGAACACCAGGTGACGGCAAAGAGACCTGAGTCACAATTAGCTTCTGACATGACGGAGCAGCAGAGGGAAGACGAGCGTCATCCACAGAGAGTCAGCAGGCAGCAAGCGGAACTAAAAGACAAAGGTGGTCCCATCAGGACCAGCGACAACACCAGAAGCAGCGTAAAGGTGACAGATTCAACGCAAGTCCTCCACTCCAAGTCTTCTCCCAACACAAATGAGGATAAAGAAACCCAAAGATCTCAGAAGAAGAGGAAAGACATGAAATCTCCAAACTGCATACAAAGAGTTTCCTCCCCAGCGACTCAGGAAAACTTTGTCATGGACTCTCGGCCCAAGAAGAAGTATCACCCCAGCAAGTGCCTGAATCCTTCCATGCAAAGAAAATCAGACGCCGCCAACGACTATGCCGTTTTCTCCTCAGTGCGTGATGACGTCGTCAGCAACAAGATCGTCTCCAAGTGCAAGACCTCAACCTTGGGGTTGCAATTGAAAAGAAGTTTGTTAGATAGCTGTACGCCAAAGAAAGCTGACATGGTAGCCCCTCTTGGCAGGGACTACAAAAGCAAAAAAGGACACATGGGGCGGCCACTGCACACCTCCATTTCCAAAGTGTCCTCTGTTCCTATGAACAATTCCTTGAACAAGTCCAGGCCAAAGCAGGAGTTGAGGTCCGTGGAGAGCCACTCCTACAGGACAGCAGAGTCCCAAAACCACCTCCTAAGCCAGCTGTTTGGCCAAAAACTCACTAGTTTTAAGATTCCTTTAAGGAAGGACACGTCCGAATCGATTAACTGAGCGGAGAGTGAGGAATCTGTGAATAAAATGGACTTTATGTTTCACAGTTATAAAAGATTTAATTCATTATGGTGAATGAGATTGCACAGCTCTTTTCTGTGAAATGTTTATACTTACATAGTCACTTTATGTCTTCTTTGTACATGTGCTCGTATCACACAAATGTGAGGACAAATGGCAAATATGAATTTTGGTTCCAAAATTGTTAGTCGCAAAATctttgctttatatatatatatatatatatatatatatatatatatatatatatatatatatatatatatatatatatatatatatatatatatatacagtatatatatatacagtatatagatggatggatggattatctgCTCCAGAGATTATATTtcaaatagtatatatatagaaaagggaaaaaaaatacttgaaaatgCAGTAAAGTACATCCTTTTTCAGAAGTGCCTCTTCATTTTGCATTCATAACAGACTTATCAGTGCAAAAGGACCAAATGACGTAATTATTGACCTGGACTGTTGTCTTTGTACATGCTTCCCAACAtactattgtgtattattttttttacctgcactgcATTGACATTCAATCTAATTAGCCTTTTGTATCAACATACATGGTGCTACATTGTGTTTTATAGTAATGTGAATGCCGATGTCCTCAGAAGGGAACACGAGAGCTGTAGCAGTCACAGCACGTTGATCACAGTGTGTGTTTACTGGTTCTCTGTCGCTTATTTTAAGATACTGTGTAAGCCATCCAAGGGCTCCATCTGTAGGTCGCTGGTCCAAGACAACATTAGGAAAGATTCCATTGTATAAACTCAGGTGCATACAAGGGCATGGCTGTCCTTACACCTGTATTTGGAGTTCTTCCCATGCACTGATAacatcacacatacacacactctctctctcacacacacaatcacaccaaTTTGTGTTTTGCAACTCCAAACTGTCATACTGAAGAGTATTTacatggacaaaaaaaaaaaaggtgctttATCttgtttatactgtatgtatcgtATTTTGTATGATATTGTAGGTAGATCGTTGTCTGGTGTCATGCATAATAATAtcaaagtttttattttaataatgtgCAAAAGAATGAGCAGAAAGGGAAGTGCAGTCAGTGCCTTGTGCAAGCTGTAAAGTGGATCACTAAGTGCCTATTTTATAGTTGTCATTAAAGATCTGTATCGATCTCTCCTggctctttttctttttcttcgtcCGTCTTCTTGTCCAAAAAAACTTGAATCCCTGCAGATGCAGCCGTCAGCGCCTGCGTCAAACATGGTGCCAGGAGGCAAAAACAGatgcacttacacacacacacacacacacacacaaagatgtcTCACAAATGTATCTTTACTACagggaaagttttttttttccaaccataTGTTCTTGTGGAGAGACTTCACTGGCGTCACGTTGTCCTCCCACCACGTGTAAAGTGGCTTCTATTCCTACATGAGTATTTGTCAGCATCACATAGGAATAAAAAGCCATAGTACACACTGGCTTACACACTGAAGGCCGCGTCCCGCGTTCTGTCACTGAATGATGAACTTTTGAAAAAGGGGACAGAAAAAGACAAGAGAGATTGAGTTCATACTGTCAATAAAAGTTTACTGTGCATCATTTGACTGAAACTGAGGAGTAGCAACAGAACCGCTCGTTTTCATTAGTAAGGAGTGAATCTGTATGTAgcaggactgtcaaaaataagttaactcgtgtgattaatcaccaaaaaaaaattggcattaaTCATGCATGAACACAAATTAAtcgcacaatttattttgacggtACATGCTGATCTACGGTCGGTCAGTGATCAATGCATGGATGAGTGAggcaaatttcactttaaaatacatCTAGACAGGacttaaaataaaactgatagcaagtttttttgcaaataaatgaatgaatgaaatgagttcatttcggtcatataatcaaccattttgtgtgagtacagattatacatatttaacaatcatacacatttacatacaaaaagaaaaaaaaaaagaatgaccgaaaaggaataggctgaagccaaggcttatatttgcctatcctatacattcattgAAAattagattacctggaacatcaacgttcaaaaaaatcaatgggatgaaagtaattgttactatattttataatttactattatttcacctttcaaggcttttttcaaccttaacaaagaactacatgtcttcaactcatcactgagcttgttccaccattgaactcctaaaactgaaatacatttgtattttatattcgttcttactttacctatttcaaaaataaatatcccctgtaaattatagttttctcctcttaatttaaataacttaAGAATACATAATTGACGTGCATTCGGGTAAAACATTTcataaatgttcctgtatgacattttgACAACAATTGAAGTTGCATTtgtattcaataataataataatggattagatttatgaaGCACTTTTGTAGACACTaaaagtgctttacagagagaacTGAAAACACCATCCTTcattcactcacattcacaccataatggtggtaagctacatttgtggccacagctgccctggtgtAGACTGactagagcagggatgtcaaactggttttcattgagggccacatcgcagttatggctgccatcagagggccgcttgtaacagcgaataatgtatgagtTTGCCTCTGGATTGCATAATTAATTAcggtatataaattgttttattgtTAAGTTCttattttattctggcaacttagctgccagtttttctaccgtaaaaacaaatgtaccgtctttccatttagaATAAtataccgttaaaaacaacaaccgtagattttacagtcaaaaactggcagctcagtcaacaggattttaacacaaaaaacagtagtagtttttttttcaatttacagtaatatgctgtaacgAACAACGTAAAATGcattatcatttttattaatttgatgggtagtttgctgtaaagttgagtatttttatttatttttacttagacaaaaacatgtttggaaagtatgataatatactgtaatatttgttgcaatattggatactatttaaaatttaaaaaggtatgcaatttaaagcagtacttatatatttttctgtcaaaatgaaaaaaatcaattacatttagtgagaaaatattaagtactttattgacacatatcatctccaggtgtttgcgggccagatcaaATTatgttgcgggccagatctggcccccgggccttgagtttgacacctgtggactagAGCATAGCTGCCAATTTGCACTTACGGCCCCTTTGACCATTATGTCGGAGGACATAACGGCCATGACTAGGATGACAGAAGCTAGAGTTTaatctggaaccctcaagttgctggcacagctgctctaccatctgagccacgccgtcccggggtcttttttttaaaagataattTATATTAAgcaagcaagtaataacctgtggttaattatgataaattcaaaagtgtgattaatctgattaaaatcaTAAAGCAGCagtaacatttatttttcatcacaaCATAATGTTATTAATAACTATAAAA encodes:
- the LOC133641554 gene encoding zinc finger protein 469; this encodes MAGETQQIHAVKELGTKSKLQDEGTAVEQRSDKTTEESSEHFSSTDTDARAGSREPKLDKVKKERGGTQQREAVIRPQQAGKIDFSSLQNRSKFATDRTWSSVKGSPQSPSGKGRGRDKSKRSGKSERGNTQHLYSLSITNPRSNLNIGIAYPQQKVSPATKLDTARGPVSGSYRFHTPSIPEREVEIQQEELNFSHSFQEASSNLTSPSYTSQALGSSSRTLSHQHLPVSQKQQSAAMENSIAQSGSQLILTDFQLNASNAWQSPERTFNGANYASSQKSTAHTDTNKTNNIVPGSFQYGYNFLEESTSDSFPCEQNPQSQDFTDSSVGSIHGTHNSCSFLPVEGPSVAQNNTKFSNEQQPETRSSYPHTQQSQFIQGVAASVHCPRNLSDDSASSDSTTVSIPQQSDHGKTALPEAKDNPGQVNGKDSAIAAGIKRNCAPKDTTANQRTHIQASVHHTRNILHTQGTQMHFLSKTLNSSAVNHVHTGTVQFDKNINNKVLNGLTQSWEGPSKTFLPVAQNTIQYSDVTEKFQFQNQSAPDKRINLSKDNRMPWQPIRPPTANQNQVSRQISNQKVSYNVSPSEWQDDCKSHNNSLLKTGGSFPNSRTSEGFSNQRQETVKQVSTFKVEMSHAQLSESKNKALYFGLNQSIPVPSSRSYSYPPLQVPPMSLMMVSPYESPLPSPAHTPASSSTCSSLSPVSTSPVNSTSEDSQMSKSGAPLPFYQQPAQSKTQLAPDHLNTHPHQFHAETQRNLTYAPGRDKDNMMRYLQNNTQPKTTIDGSKGYMDSFGMEHHQPPPPYSAHQLFATSLANANLDQLDVLLTCKQCDQNFHNVASFLGHKQYCTQPSIPKIEDNGKFHTEPAKTALPASNVSMSRCPSDLHLSLLGLNKNGELISESEAKADCKDDPMKLNLFSGSGNHPVPLPELEMEDAKLDSLITEALNGLGYQSDNAEIDSSFIDAFVDDDLNTVKLTNKQCVKTKESVLFENKDRQAADDSGSSTQKYFYDTNHDSQKRNKPYSDSKLEKTPLNFEHDKKTNMKKETSPKNPKSASRENNREQASKGKEARKVYKSEDESTNTPRFLLSSTFSERCAVKSVQDSSALIQTSTSPTSRTAVKESKRRSTGGGTWSKELIHKIVQQKNKINKLHVKGSKNLQFSLVMERLTPTVQNPAFGEYDYVSDTDDECEPVKIASQGRLNQSSRCKYTYTKECKWRARSERDQAAWRQESKECFEVKKSEEISLSPEKHRSYRHKRRGSRSSTSSELSTSVSVSSDSINSPKSIERTELDCERKADIKKKDSPERKSNERCSPQKSCKDTGTLALTFTKSVKRCNTDRANIFGNKHSTENQTQYFPNAEIIDPRPSSAVTAFEKESFSKANETIYHSKENAPTVTLCKNALECTDNLRSKEEDNKPLQFRSHSPTCNKETDSSIDKGTKVKRRRRPHSTQIEVSENTTFKEQSNSVCMAKEAISLVNELHTQQPASLCTTLMDEVCLSPSGNQGPLIQKDAIHLMPYSMDQDQGLMKSPLTFDTSSMFGDLAAFDSGLYSDMPKESFHSLENTIDKKEEFVSSFSPFLEQRDWNLIVSPVLPDEISQYKGSFDKGNEKKPDYSDVPLSLPEKIIDYSANLNSCASEDELEIKRIVNELENQLQTTKMETPLRQEDPKQLQMSKFSPLRLSEESENDTIDAPVPSETFTEPELPWSSPFQFDLVDRHNSPHSTIHSEAGTLEQYTETETDVSNTIIPLSPLHNDRKPEERNTETVIASETKDVLEQNQYTENLMKNLEVISDSLFKNKSIISEHREPNVTFPASPQQESECGSSDIAEKENHSEKEAITGAQNTFSPSNIKAQKDNVEFILKESHSSLPHNTAHTIDVHQQITSQPSEPSENGINKAEMEFISDGLVPEESKLIESSYCSSVVDSHADEDSNADRTMKVVPLSCNSPRHVTVSYEETDANNSGQPSPVDICKSTGIVVKTGEQSTDSHLNPKNIDLLKCEQSESTTKSRHSLVNHNLTLKPDLSVDVVTTGKPCSPILVESNAEHSRTCITFQDIHSIGPNSQLVFIQKDSINDNDAKSSPFKSPQLNDSLKTEPSPAFHSIHKPENILNVHDIREDLPVDFMASHQNSPCREDVEGGQCSFLHTYSPSSPLLTTQTEMDIGDTQQSKYNSAVDQNSVKKATSPAAKPEHQTEDCDETATAEIEYLISPPHLELPNSDTNIPSPLPVSCTVEPPVLLNGLDKRDSSYDFKLSPLNNKNNSDEPPELTQYDYIPISSSLEAPVIDGLNYRCFSLGLASEVQCTNSSAGIANKDVKVRPAPDDSIKLTMLRKVESSSLAEAESSALSLQNISDCLLSPKPPILSESGPAVDLSECFKKVTSPKMGHNNPQQGKVLCEICFMCFRTVPGLKRHKVMKHVVRNEKPIGPQSTTVCHQGTSLIYEASQEGEKEHKDDSQPYQTRIDEMTETNGTLILKESETESSTNKMAADTSTVARDETGNNKSVLLSKTKKNSKVRKNKNNEENSKLDPFSDDLLNILKTDLLQAITPDFKSNGLQEQEPPDRHGAETEKTLHCLTSNSGTETASKTKETTLTSETVGFNGLTDTDQIICTGLNEEVKVEGCTNGEVENAPFIEEITEEHNVNSQCHVEEVSEHGHSEGSITQENLKKVPVEVKCEQNSISSDKQHSLTCLSPAPLTPSGISPDLKALLDDDTIFSQLFPRDEDAKRKKCPRVYSKRNKKQKISSDTDVTQDDPPPPEAFTQDKNLRIENQDVKAFSDNPTKPCEYATISIDDTIMLNMCHNSALKVPDVTPVSDGKQNDQEYNTKDLSINPLNPFQSTVDKTSIEWSGINAEPIVTPEPVICKADAPNSPGDVYTVEQSVSDSGHSIDIQNINTTFQLPEIQFFESNKDVTVAPPPASTDVENKDDEKSKKPTDRRGRKRQEGGIKVKDKQYKCKVCFTWFLTLGELNFHKLSHNPSPPPTCYMCVQRKFSSREQLRDHLWEKHAKNKTGIWTCGMCLKEISDVWMYNEHLREHATQFARRGQTQGSMLAIPGCFMQETAVKNFITSIMQHRPNKANRESSKATKDQEKAFTADGTLEDGKTSDGPERKLNKPKSSSGRGSNKNTLTPLEVLHKTEAPKNVEMHPNCKDPSRDCHHCGKRFPKPFKLQRHLVVHNLEKIFLCHKCPVSYQEAQDLKEHLKTAHEEAGEPDSKHTTLYTCELCADVMHVIKKSFICSTCNYTFSKKEQFDRHMEKHLSGGNKIFKFRGVHRPVKTSLPREDDSDSPVSKKRRIISDSLQENSTDSGIASVCSLHHGQTSEAAKVSMLDDSTQTPTYDYRSDTNVKTEDIADDYSVLLVELEKCISVSLSESAAPKEEEIDRTLAANLDKEANGESTADVKEEKESVCIRVETTQWPASQQNCSEGEEPSKADIDSASGHTEKSESLPLNKDFLSSLREHQVTAKRPESQLASDMTEQQREDERHPQRVSRQQAELKDKGGPIRTSDNTRSSVKVTDSTQVLHSKSSPNTNEDKETQRSQKKRKDMKSPNCIQRVSSPATQENFVMDSRPKKKYHPSKCLNPSMQRKSDAANDYAVFSSVRDDVVSNKIVSKCKTSTLGLQLKRSLLDSCTPKKADMVAPLGRDYKSKKGHMGRPLHTSISKVSSVPMNNSLNKSRPKQELRSVESHSYRTAESQNHLLSQLFGQKLTSFKIPLRKDTSESIN